The proteins below come from a single Malus domestica chromosome 03, GDT2T_hap1 genomic window:
- the LOC103423973 gene encoding glucomannan 4-beta-mannosyltransferase 2-like, with the protein MADTTTQILIPETFQRGTYDFAGQIGLIWELIKAPLIVPLLTVGVYVSLAMSLMLFFERVYMGVVIVLVKLFWKKPEQRYKYEPIQDDLELGSSNFPVVLIQIPMFNEREVYKVSIGAACGLSWPSDRLVIQVLDDSTDPTIKQMVELECQRWASKGINIRYQIRETRGGYKAGALKEGLKRSYVKHCEYVAIFDADFRPEPDYLRRAIPFLVHNPDIALVQARWRFVNADECLLTRMQEMSLDYHFTVEQEVGSATHAFFGFNGTAGVWRIAAINEAGGWKDRTTVEDMDLAVRASLRGWKFLYLGDLQVKSELPSTFNAFRFQQHRWSCGPANLFRKMAMEIIKTKKVTVWKKFYTIYSFFFVRKIIAHMVTFFFYCVVLPLTILVPEVYVPIWGAVYIPSIITILNSVGTPRSIHLLFYWILFENVMSLHRTKATLIGLLETARSNEWVVTEKLGDIVKNKAAEAAKNKVADANKTKPASKLFKRPRFKFGNRLHLLELGFGVFLFMCGCYDFVHGKNNYFVYLFLQTITFLICGFGYVGTIIPSS; encoded by the exons ATGGCTGATACCACAACCCAAATTCTGATACCAGAAACGTTTCAGAGAGGGACGTATGACTTTGCAGGGCAAATTGGGCTGATATGGGAGCTAATCAAAGCGCCATTGATAGTCCCTCTGCTCACAGTTGGGGTCTATGTCTCATTGGCCATGTCTCTCATGCTCTTCTTTGAGAGGGTTTATATGGGAGTAGTCATCGTTCTCGTCAAGCTCTTCTGGAAAAAACCAGAGCAACGCTACAAATACGAGCCCATTCAGGACGACCTTGAACTGGGAAGCTCCAATTTTCCTGTTGTTCTCATCCAAATCCCCATGTTCAATGAAAGAGAG GTCTACAAGGTCTCCATTGGAGCTGCATGTGGACTTTCATGGCCGTCGGATCGTCTCGTGATCCAAGTCCTTGATGATTCAACCGACCCTACAATCAAG CAAATGGTTGAGCTGGAATGCCAGAGGTGGGCAAGCAAGGGGATAAACATAAGGTACCAAATCAGAGAAACCAGGGGAGGCTACAAGGCAGGTGCCCTAAAGGAAGGACTCAAACGCAGCTACGTCAAACACTGCGAGTACGTTGCCATCTTCGATGCCGATTTCCGCCCCGAGCCCGACTACCTCCGGCGAGCCATCCCTTTCTTGGTCCACAACCCTGACATTGCCTTGGTTCAAGCTCGATGGAGATTCG TGAATGCGGATGAGTGCTTGTTGACAAGAATGCAGGAGATGTCATTGGATTACCATTTCACAGTTGAGCAAGAAGTTGGCTCAGCAACTCATGCCTTCTTTGGCTTCAATG GGACTGCTGGTGTATGGAGAATTGCTGCTATCAATGAGGCAGGTGGGTGGAAAGACCGAACAACAGTGGAGGATATGGATCTTGCTGTCCGTGCTAGTCTCAGAGGCTGGAAATTTTTGTATCTCGGTGACCTACAG GTGAAAAGTGAACTTCCTAGTACTTTCAACGCGTTCCGTTTCCAGCAGCACCGATGGTCCTGTGGTCCTGCTAATCTGTTTAGGAAAATGGCGATGGAAATTATCAAAACTAAG AAAGTTACAGTGTGGAAGAAATTTTACACCATATACAGTTTCTTCTTTGTCCGGAAGATCATTGCTCACATGGTTACCTTCTTCTTTTACTGTGTTGTACTTCCTCTGACCATTTTGGTTCCTGAAGTTTATGTTCCAATCTGGGGAGCAGTATATATTCCTTCCATCATCACCATTCTAAACTCCGTTGGAACCCCAAG GTCAATTCACCTTCTATTTTACTGGATTCTTTTTGAGAATGTGATGTCTTTGCACCGCACCAAGGCGACATTGATTGGCCTGCTAGAAACTGCGAGGTCTAACGAGTGGGTTGTCACTGAAAAGCTCGGAGATATTGTCAAGAACAAAGCAGCCGAGGCTGCCAAGAACAAAGTAGCAGATGCTAACAAGACTAAACCAGCCAGCAAACTCTTCAAAAGGCCACGATTCAAGTTCGGAAACAG GCTTCACCTATTGGAGCTGGGATTCGGGGTGTTTCTGTTCATGTGTGGATGCTACGACTTTGTGCACGGGAAGAACAACTACTTCGTATACCTCTTCCTCCAAACCATTACGTTCTTGATATGCGGATTTGGCTACGTTGGAACCATCATCCCCAGCTCTTAG